GGGGATGGCGGTGCGGCCCTTCGACGTGGACACCAGCCTGGTGGACGTGCTCGCGACCGTGGGCGTCGTCCTCCTCCTCTTCTTCATGGGGCTGGAGTTCTCGGTCGGGGCGCTGCTGAGGGACCGGCTGCGCATCATGCGCAACGGCGGGCTCGACCTGCTGGTGTGCTTTCCCGCGGGGTTCCTGATCGGGCTCTGGGTGG
This Longimicrobium sp. DNA region includes the following protein-coding sequences:
- a CDS encoding cation:proton antiporter — translated: MHHDFLLGAGALLAALAVAGLLFNRLGQSVIPAFILLGMAVRPFDVDTSLVDVLATVGVVLLLFFMGLEFSVGALLRDRLRIMRNGGLDLLVCFPAGFLIGLWV